From one Culex quinquefasciatus strain JHB chromosome 3, VPISU_Cqui_1.0_pri_paternal, whole genome shotgun sequence genomic stretch:
- the LOC6039148 gene encoding UDP-glucosyltransferase 2: MWQLSVVVLLAVATGSGFGANILYIAGVPSPSHFIWHRALMYGLAAKGHNVTALSVDIEDNPPPDVHFIKIEGVYEALFEEDSEGMDFYAMGELGPCAMVSMFNEYMVSGCEVALRSEGVRTLVRYPDDFKFDVIINDFLLGPCLSALAQHKFGRPPYIGATAFHGLSSTAPLSGAYSYSGLIPHNEFDAPEGMSYTERFMNFLYNHWEEVSKSYQVYDKIDEMVRRINPDIPHVGQIEKDARIILLNSHPVVQYSEPAMPNVISVGGTNVRSDLLGNDRVVEILNAMEQLPQYNFLWKFESDSMPMKIPKNVHIRKWIPQNDLLAHPNSKLFITHSGLLSTQEAIWHGVPIIGFPAFADQNRNINYCVQLGVARRLSLRKINSQDLVTAIRQIMTDQR; the protein is encoded by the exons ATGTGGCAGCTCTCGGTCGTAGTACTGCTGGCCGTTGCCACCGGCAGCGGCTTCGGGGCGAACATCTTGTACATCGCTGGCGTCCCTTCACCTAGTCACTTTATTTG GCATCGTGCTCTGATGTACGGACTGGCGGCCAAAGGTCACAACGTGACGGCACTCAGCGTGGACATCGAGGACAATCCGCCACCGGATGTGCACTTCATCAAGATTGAGGGCGTTTATGAGGCGTTATTTGAAGAGGACTCCGAAGGGATGGATTTCTACGCGATGGGGGAGCTCGGTCCGTGTGCGATGGTGTCAATGTTCAACGAGTACATGGTGAGCGGTTGTGAAGTGGCGTTGAGATCCGAGGGAGTGCGAACGCTGGTGAGGTATCCGGATGATTTCAAGTTTGACGTTATTATCAACGATTTCCTGCTGGGACCATGTTTGTCCGCACTGGCACAGCACAAATTTGGACGGCCTCCGTATATTGGTGCTACGGCGTTTCACGGGTTGTCCTCGACGGCTCCGTTGTCCGGTGCGTATTCCTACTCGGGATTGATCCCCCATAATGAGTTTGATGCACCGGAAGGTATGAGCTATACGGAACGCTTTATGAACTTCCTCTACAATCACTGGGAAGAGGTAAGCAAATCGTACCAAGTGTACGACAAAATAGATGAAATGGTACGCCGAATCAATCCTGATATCCCGCACGTTGGACAAATAGAGAAAGATGCCCGGATAATCCTCTTGAACTCTCATCCGGTCGTTCAGTACTCAGAGCCGGCAATGCCGAACGTGATTTCCGTTGGAG GCACCAACGTACGGTCGGACCTGCTCGGCAACGATCGAGTCGTTGAAATCCTCAACGCGATGGAACAACTACCTCAGTACAATTTCCTGTGGAAATTTGAATCAGACTCAATGCCTATGAAAATCCCAAAGAATGTTCACATCCGCAAATGGATACCCCAGAATGACCTGCTGGCCCACCCCAACTCAAAGCTGTTCATCACCCACAGTGGACTGTTGAGCACGCAAGAGGCCATTTGGCATGGCGTTCCCATCATCGGATTTCCGGCGTTTGCCGACCAGAATCGAAACATCAACTACTGCGTCCAGTTGGGGGTGGCCCGACGACTGTCCCTCAGGAAGATCAACAGCCAAGACTTGGTCACTGCCATTCGGCAAATAATGACTGACCAGAGGTAA